The following nucleotide sequence is from Gordonia jinghuaiqii.
CTCGGTGAGTTTGTCGCCGATGAGTCCCCGGTCGATGACGGTCTGGCGGATCGTGGTGCCCTCCTTGAGAGCCTGCTTGGCCACGGCGGCGGCCTCCTCGTAGCCGATGGCGCTGTTCAGCGGCGTCACGATCGACGGGGAACTCTCGGCGAGAGTGCGCAGCCGGTCGGTGTTCGCGGTCAGGCCCGAGATGCACCGGTCGGCGAAGAGCCGGGAGACGTTGGCCAGCAGCTTGAGTGACTCGAGGACGTTGCGCGCCATCATCGGGATGTAGACGTTGAGCTCGAAGGCGCCGTTGCCGCCGCCCCAGGTGACCGCGGCGTCGTTGCCGATCACCTGAGCCGCCACTTGCGTGACCGCTTCGGGCAGAACGGGATTGACCTTGCCCGGCATGATCGAGCTGCCCGGCTGCAGATCGGGGAGGGTGATCTCGCCGAGGCCGGTCAGCGGTCCCGAACCCATCCACCGGACGTCGTTGGCGATCTTGGTCAGCGAGACGGCGATCGTCTTCAGCTGACCCGACAGCTCGACGAGACCGTCGCGCGCCGCCTGTGCCTCGAAATTGTCCTCGGCCAGGGTCAGCGCGTCGACGCCGGTGAGACGGACGAGCTCGGCGACGACCTTGGTGCCGAATCCGGCCGGTGCGTTGAGGCCGGTTCCCACGGCGGTGCCGCCGATGGGGAGCTCACCGACGCGCGGCAGTGTCGCGGTGACACGCTCGATGCCTGCCTCGACCTGCCGTGCATAACCCGCGAACTCCTGACCGAGAGTGACCGGCACGGCATCCATCAGGTGCGTACGACCGCTCTTGACCACCTCGCGCCACTCGGTTGCCTTGTCCGACAGGGCCTTACGCAGGTGGTCGAGGGCCGGGACGAGGTCGGTGACCGCGGCCTCGGTGGCCGCCACATGCGTTGCCGTCGGGAACGTGTCGTTCGACGACTGCGACATGTTGACGTCGTCGTTGGGATGCACGTCCACACCGTTGGCCTTGGCGATCGACGCGATGACCTCGTTGGTGTTCATGTTCGAGCTGGTGCCCGAACCGGTCTGGAACACGTCGATGGGGAACTGGTCGTCGTGTTTGCCCTCGGCGATCTCGGTCGCCGCCGCGACTATGGCGTCGGCCTTCTCGGCGTCGAGGAGCCCGAGTTCGGCGTTGACCGTGGCGCACGCGGCCTTGAGCAGTCCCATGGCGCGGATCTGGGTGCGCTCGAGCGGGCGATGGCTGATCGGGAAGTTCTCCACCGCGCGCTGCGTCTGGGCGCGCCACAGGGCGTCGACGGGCACCTGCACCTCGCCCATGGTGTCGCGCTCGATGCGGTACTGCTGATCTCCCTGTGCTGCCTCGGTCATGGACGAATCACTCCTTGGATCGGATCCTTATGCCGCTCAGCGGGACGTTCACGGTCCCACCCGGGTCGGTGAAAAAGTCGTTGCCCTTGTCGTCAACAACGATGAACGCCGGAAAATTCTCGACCTCGATCTTCCACACGGCTTCCATGCCGAGTTCCGGGTACTCGATGATCTCCTGGCTCTTGATGCAGTCGAGGGCCAGACGCGCGGCCGGTCCGCCGATCGAACCGAGGTAGAACCCGCCGTGCGAGCCGCAGGCGTCGGTGACCTGCTTGGAGCGATTTCCCTTGGCCAGCATGACCATCGAGCCGCCGGCGGCCTGAAACTGTGCGACGTAGGAGTCCATGCGCCCCGCCGTCGTCGGACCGAATGACCCCGACGCCATGCCCTCGGGCGTCTTCGCGGGACCCGCGTAGTAGACGGGGTGGTCGCGGAGGTAATCGGGCATCGGCTCGCCCGCGTCGAGGCGCTCCTTGATCTTGGCGTGCGCGATGTCACGGGCGACGACGAGCGGGCCGGTCAGTGACAGACGGGTCTTGACCGGGTACTGCGAGAGCTGGGCGAGGATCTCGGCCATCGGGCGGTTGAGGTCGACCTCGACGACCTCGCCACCCGAGATGTCCTCGGCGACACCGGCAGCGGGCATGTACTTGGCCGGGTCGGTCTCGAGCTGCTCGAGGAAGACCCCGTCGGCGGTGATCTTGCCGAGTGCCTGACGGTCGGCCGAGCAGGACACCGCGATCGCGACCGGGCATGACGCGCCGTGGCGGGGCAGACGCACCACCCGCACGTCGTGGCAGAAGTACTTGCCGCCGAACTGCGCACCGATACCGAACGACTGGGTGAGCTTGAAGACCTCGTCCTCGAGCTCGAGGTCGCGGAATCCGTGCGCCGACATCGAACCCTGGGTCGGCAGGTTGTCGAGGTAGTGAGCGGAGGCGTACTTCGCCGTCTTGAGTGCGAATTCCGCTGAGGTGCCGCCGATCACGACGGCGAGGTGGTACGGCGGGCAGGCCGCGGTGCCCAGCGATCGGATCTTCTCGTCGAGGAACTTCAGGATGCTCGTGGGGTTCAGGATGGCCTTGGTCTCCTGGAACAGGAACGACTTGTTGGCGCTGCCGCCGCCCTTGGCCATGAACAGGAATTTGTATTCGGGGCCCTTGGGACCCTGTTCGGTGGCGTAGATCTCCACCTGCGCCGGCAGGTTGGTGCCGGTGTTGCGCTCCTCGTACGTCGTCAGCGGTGCGAGCTGCGAGTAGCGCAGGTTGAGCTGGGTGTAGGCGTCGTACACGCCGCGCGAGACGGCCGCGGCGTCGTCGGTGCCGGTGAGCACGCCCTCGCTCTTCTTGCCCATCACGATCGCCGTGCCGGTGTCCTGGCACATCGGCAGGACACCGCCGGCGGAGATGTTGACGTTCTTGAGCAGGTCGAGGGCGACGAAGCGGTCGTTGCCCGACGCCTCGGGGTCGTCGATGATCTTGCGGAGCTGCGCGAGGTGGGCCGGACGCAGGAAGTGGCTGATGTCGTGCATCGCCTCGGCGGTGAGCTTCCGGATGGCCTCCGGGGAGACCTTGAGGAACTTCTGACCGTCGACGTCGAAGCTCGACACGCCTTCGGTGGTGATCAACCGATAGGGGGTGCTGTCTGCGCCGGTGGGGAGAAGATCGGAGTAGAGAAACTCGGGGGCTGAGGCTGGTTCACTCACGAACCGCATCGTATCGCCCCGTCGAAAAGGCCCCACGTCAGAGGTGACCGGCACACGTGGCCGGTGGTGACGCGGGGCCGATTCGGGCTGCGAGGCGAGACATACCCCACAGCGCGGGCGATGTCAGAGGTTGATGCGGGCGTACTCGCGGAGTTTGGCCGGCTTGTGGACGGCCTCGATGCGACGCACGGTGCCGGACTTCGAGCGCATCACCAGCGAGCGGGTGGTGGCACCGTTGGGCCGGTAGGTGACGCCGCGGAGCATGTCACCGTTGGTGACACCGGTCGCGCAGAAGAACGAGTTCTCGCCGCTCACCAGGATGTCGTTGGTCAGGACGCGGTCGAGGTCGTGGCCGGCGTCGATGGCCTTCTGGCGTTCCTCGTCGTCGCGCGGCCACAGCTTGCCCTGGATCTCGCCGCCCATGCACTTCATCGCGACCGCGGTGATGATGCCCTCCGGGGTGCCGCCCACGCCCATCAGCATGTCGACGGTCGAGTAGTCGTCGGCGGCCGCGACGGCGCCGGCGACGTCGCCGTCGGAGATCAGCCGGATCTTGGCGCCGGCCTGTCGGATCTCACCGATGAGGTCTGCGTGACGGGGGCGGTCGAGGACGATCACGGTCAGATCGGCGACGTCGATGCCCTTGGCCTTGGCGACCGAGTTGATGTTCCACTCGACCGACTCGTTGATGTTGATGGCGCCCTTGGCGTCCGGGCCGACGGCGATCTTGTCCATGTAGAAGACGGCCGACGGGTCGAACATGGTGCCGCGTTCGCTGACCGCGATCACCGCGATCGAGTTGGGGCGGCCCTCGGCCATCAGGGTGGTGCCGTCGATGGGGTCGACCGCCACGTCGCACTCGGGGCCCTCGCCGTTGCCGACCTCCTCGCCGTTGTAGAGCATCGGCGCCTCGTCCTTCTCGCCCTCGCCGATCACCACGACGCCGCGCATCGACACCGACGAGAGGAGCTCGCGCATCGCGTCGACCGCCGCTCCGTCGCCGCTGTTCTTGTCGCCGCGTCCCACCCAACGCCCGGCCGCGAGCGCTGCGGACTCGGTCACACGGACCAACTCCATCGCGAGGTTACGATCGGGGGCCTGATTGGTACTGGCGGTCATGGCTATCGACTCCTCTGTGTGGCGGTGGTCTCAGGGACATCCTTGCATGTCACACCGGGCGTTCGGTCAGTGACCCTGCTGGTGCGATACTCGGCGTCATGGCAGACAAACCGCGCATTCTGATCAACGGCAAGGACATGTTCTGGTCGTTGGTGCCGTTGGTCGCGCTGTGTGCGTTGGTGGCGATCGCGTCGGGGAACTGCTCGGTGGGTGTGTCCAACGACCCGGCCGACGGCAAGGTGCCCCGCTTCGACGTGGTGACCGCGTTGGACACCGACGCCCGTGAGCTCCCGTTCCCGATCCGCCGGCCGCCGACACCGGAGGGCTGGACCCCCAACTCCGGCTCGTCGGACGCGATCGACGGCCATCGGGTCAGCACCGTCGGCTACATCAGCAGCAGCAAGGCCTACGTCCAGCTCACCCAGACCGACGCGCCCGAGGACGTCCTCGTGCCCTACCTGGGCGGGTCCGGGGCCGGCTTCGACGACATCGTGGGAACCGGCACGCGGCAGGCGGGCGGTCGGCAGTGGGTGACCTACGAGACCACCGAGGGCAAACGTTTCTGGATCACCGACCTCGGTGACGTGCGTATCGCGGTGCTCTCGCGCGGCTCCGACGCCGATCTGGACACGATCGCGTCGTCGGTGGTGAACCAGGCGCCGCTGCCCGGCTGAGTCCCCGCGCTTTGAGTCCCCGAGCCTCCCGCCGGGGCGCGCGGTGATTCGGGTAGCGGACTACTCGTGAGGAAGGCCTCGCCGACTCATAGCGTCTCCTCGGCAGGAGGCGCTCATGTATGGGGGATGCGGGCCCGCGCGAGGCGGGCGCACGTGGTTCACTCGGATTCGCGGTCGGTGCTGGACATCCTCGGCGGCGCTACCTGCTCAGACCCGGGTCTGGGTGCACATTCTGTGGGCCCGCCTGGTCCTGGTCGCGGTGCTGTCGGTGCTGGTGGTGGTCACCGTTCCGGTGCACGGCGCCGGCGCCGCGACGGCCGCCGGTCGGGTCACCCCGATCAGGGCATCGTCCTTCGCGGCCGACCCGGCGCGGTTCGAGGTCGTCCTCGACTCCGGTGGCGTGACCGGCGTGGACACCTGTGAACGGCACCTGAACCCGGTCGCACCCGTCGCCGGAGGAGATCACCGGCTGCCGCTCATCGCCGCGGGGGACCGCGACGCCCGCGGACGCGCCCGGGTGGGTGCGCTCGATCAGCAGGCGCTCACCGCATTCGGCTGACTACTCGTCGTCCTCGTCCGCCGAACCCGTCCCGCTCTTCTGGGCGATGGCGGTCTCGATCTGCTCCCGAGCCCCGCGCAGGTGTTCCTCGCAGCGGGTCGCGAGCGCTTCGCCGCGCTCCCACAGCGCCAGCGATGCGTCGAGGTCGAGGCCCCCGTGTTCGAGGGTGGTGACGATGTCGGCCAGCTCGTCGCGGGCCTGTTCGTATCCGAGTTCCTCCACCGGGGTGTACGTCTCGTCGGTGCTCACGAGTCTCCTCTGCGTGTGCGCGGGGCTGATGGTTCGCGTGCTCCGGCCGGCCGGGCGGAGCGGGGAGCGGATGGACTTTCGGTGACGCGTGCGGCGGCCGCGCCGTCGGCGACCCGGATGCGCAGTTCGGCACCGGCGGGCACGTCGGCCAGCGTGCTCACGACGTGCGGATCGGGGGTGTCGGTGCGCTGCACCACCGCGTACCCGCGCGCCAGGGTCTGGGCGGGACCGAGCGTCGACAGGCGCGCCGCCAGGTGCTCACGGCGTCGTTCCTCGGCGTCGATGTGGCGCACGACGTCGCGACGCAGCGCACGCACCAGTTCGGCGACCCCGCCGGCCTCCTGGTCGACGAGCACGCCGGGTCTGGCCAGAACGGGTCGCGCGCGCAGACTCGCCACCACGCCGGATTCGCGGCGCACCCAGTTGCGCAGGGCCTGCGCGCTGCGACGACGCAGATCCTCGACGCCGGCCAGCTCGGCCTCGACGTCGGGCACCACGCGCTTGGCGGCGTCGGTCGGTGTCGCCGCACGCAGATCGGCGACGAGGTCGAGAAGCGGGTTGTCCGGCTCGTGCCCG
It contains:
- a CDS encoding class II fumarate hydratase, with amino-acid sequence MTEAAQGDQQYRIERDTMGEVQVPVDALWRAQTQRAVENFPISHRPLERTQIRAMGLLKAACATVNAELGLLDAEKADAIVAAATEIAEGKHDDQFPIDVFQTGSGTSSNMNTNEVIASIAKANGVDVHPNDDVNMSQSSNDTFPTATHVAATEAAVTDLVPALDHLRKALSDKATEWREVVKSGRTHLMDAVPVTLGQEFAGYARQVEAGIERVTATLPRVGELPIGGTAVGTGLNAPAGFGTKVVAELVRLTGVDALTLAEDNFEAQAARDGLVELSGQLKTIAVSLTKIANDVRWMGSGPLTGLGEITLPDLQPGSSIMPGKVNPVLPEAVTQVAAQVIGNDAAVTWGGGNGAFELNVYIPMMARNVLESLKLLANVSRLFADRCISGLTANTDRLRTLAESSPSIVTPLNSAIGYEEAAAVAKQALKEGTTIRQTVIDRGLIGDKLTEEELDKRLDVLKMANLDRER
- a CDS encoding fumarate hydratase, which produces MRFVSEPASAPEFLYSDLLPTGADSTPYRLITTEGVSSFDVDGQKFLKVSPEAIRKLTAEAMHDISHFLRPAHLAQLRKIIDDPEASGNDRFVALDLLKNVNISAGGVLPMCQDTGTAIVMGKKSEGVLTGTDDAAAVSRGVYDAYTQLNLRYSQLAPLTTYEERNTGTNLPAQVEIYATEQGPKGPEYKFLFMAKGGGSANKSFLFQETKAILNPTSILKFLDEKIRSLGTAACPPYHLAVVIGGTSAEFALKTAKYASAHYLDNLPTQGSMSAHGFRDLELEDEVFKLTQSFGIGAQFGGKYFCHDVRVVRLPRHGASCPVAIAVSCSADRQALGKITADGVFLEQLETDPAKYMPAAGVAEDISGGEVVEVDLNRPMAEILAQLSQYPVKTRLSLTGPLVVARDIAHAKIKERLDAGEPMPDYLRDHPVYYAGPAKTPEGMASGSFGPTTAGRMDSYVAQFQAAGGSMVMLAKGNRSKQVTDACGSHGGFYLGSIGGPAARLALDCIKSQEIIEYPELGMEAVWKIEVENFPAFIVVDDKGNDFFTDPGGTVNVPLSGIRIRSKE
- the glpX gene encoding class II fructose-bisphosphatase; protein product: MTASTNQAPDRNLAMELVRVTESAALAAGRWVGRGDKNSGDGAAVDAMRELLSSVSMRGVVVIGEGEKDEAPMLYNGEEVGNGEGPECDVAVDPIDGTTLMAEGRPNSIAVIAVSERGTMFDPSAVFYMDKIAVGPDAKGAININESVEWNINSVAKAKGIDVADLTVIVLDRPRHADLIGEIRQAGAKIRLISDGDVAGAVAAADDYSTVDMLMGVGGTPEGIITAVAMKCMGGEIQGKLWPRDDEERQKAIDAGHDLDRVLTNDILVSGENSFFCATGVTNGDMLRGVTYRPNGATTRSLVMRSKSGTVRRIEAVHKPAKLREYARINL
- a CDS encoding DUF4245 domain-containing protein, with protein sequence MADKPRILINGKDMFWSLVPLVALCALVAIASGNCSVGVSNDPADGKVPRFDVVTALDTDARELPFPIRRPPTPEGWTPNSGSSDAIDGHRVSTVGYISSSKAYVQLTQTDAPEDVLVPYLGGSGAGFDDIVGTGTRQAGGRQWVTYETTEGKRFWITDLGDVRIAVLSRGSDADLDTIASSVVNQAPLPG
- a CDS encoding exodeoxyribonuclease VII small subunit; this encodes MSTDETYTPVEELGYEQARDELADIVTTLEHGGLDLDASLALWERGEALATRCEEHLRGAREQIETAIAQKSGTGSADEDDE